One genomic segment of Pongo pygmaeus isolate AG05252 chromosome 19, NHGRI_mPonPyg2-v2.0_pri, whole genome shotgun sequence includes these proteins:
- the LOC129017006 gene encoding phosphatidylinositol-glycan biosynthesis class W protein — protein MSEKQMKEAFVSNLNGTTVLEITQGLCFPAFCILCRGFLIIFSQYLCSFSHTWKTRFFIDFVVLIVPMVATLTIWASFILLELLGVIIFGAGLLYQIYRRRTCYARLPFLKILEKFLNISLESECIPAISCFRVITSAFTAIAILAVDFPLFPRRFAKTELYGTGAMDFGVGGFVFGSAMVCLEVRRRKYMEGSKLRYFTNSLYSVWPLVFLGIGRLAIIKSIGYQEHLTEYGVHWNFFFTIIVVKLITPLLLIIFPLNKSWIIALSITILYQLALDFTSLKRLILYGTDGSGTRVGLLNANREGIISTLGYVAIHMAGVQTGLYMHKNRSHIKDLIKVACFLLLAAISLFISLYVVQVNVEAVSRRMANLAFCIWIVASSLILLSSLLLGDIILSFAKFLINGALVPCSWKLIQSPVTNKKHSESLVPEAERMEPSLCLITALNRKQLIFFLLSNITTGLINLMVDTLHSSTLWALFVVNLYMFSNCLIVYVLYLQDKTIQFW, from the coding sequence ATGTCTGAAAAGCAGATGAAGGAAGCTTTTGTCAGTAACCTCAATGGAACCACCGTGCTGGAAATCACCCAGGGATTGTGCTTTCCTGCATTCTGTATCCTGTGCAGAGGGTTCCTGATCATTTTCTCACAGTACTTGTGTTCTTTTTCACATACCTGGAAAACTAGATTCTTCATTGACTTTGTTGTCCTAATAGTTCCCATGGTAGCCACTTTGACCATTTGGGCTTCATTTATCCTCCTTGAGCTTCTTGGTGTAATTATCTTTGGGGCAGGGCTGTTGTATCAAATATACCGAAGGAGGACCTGCTATGCCAGACTGCCTTTCCTAAAAATCCTTGAAAAATTCTTGAACATCAGTCTAGAATCAGAATGCATTCCAGCCATCTCCTGTTTCCGTGTAATTACCAGTGCATTTACTGCTATTGCTATTTTGGCTGTGGACTTCCCACTTTTTCCCAGAAGATTTGCCAAAACTGAGCTCTATGGGACAGGAGCAATGGATTTTGGAGTAGGTGGCTTTGTTTTTGGGTCTGCAATGGTTTGTCTAGAGGTCAGGAGGAGAAAATATATGGAAGGGTCCAAATTGCGTTACTTTACAAACTCACTATACTCTGTATGGCCATTAGTCTTCCTAGGAATCGGACGATTAGCCATTATAAAATCAATAGGCTATCAGGAACATTTAACTGAGTATGGAGTTCACTGGAACTTTTTCTTTACCATAATAGTTGTGAAATTGATAACACCACtgcttttgattatttttccccTAAATAAGTCCTGGATTATTGCCCTCAGCATTACTATATTATACCAGCTAGCCCTTGACTTTACCTCACTGAAGAGGTTAATATTATATGGCACTGATGGTAGTGGCACACGGGTTGGTCTATTAAATGCCAACCGTGAAGGAATAATCTCTACCCTGGGGTATGTGGCAATACACATGGCTGGTGTGCAAACAGGGTTATACATGCATAAGAACCGATCACATATCAAAGACTTGATAAAAGTAGCCTGTTTTCTTTTACTAGCAGCTATTAGCCTCTTCATATCTCTTTACGTAGTTCAAGTAAATGTAGAAGCAGTATCTCGAAGAATGGCAAATTTAGCCTTTTGTATTTGGATAGTTGCTTCTAGCCTGATCCTTCTTAGTAGTTTATTACTGGGTGATATAATTTTGAGTTTTGCCAAATTTCTAATTAATGGAGCTCTAGTACCATGTTCTTGGAAACTTATCCAGTCACCTGTtacaaataaaaagcattcaGAATCTTTAGTCCCTGAAGCTGAAAGAATGGAACCCAGTCTTTGTTTAATCACAGCTCTAAACAGAAAacagttaatatttttcttgCTGTCAAATATAACAACTGGCCTGATCAACCTGATGGTAGATACATTACACAGCAGTACCTTGTGGGCCTTATTTGTGGTCAATCTCTATATGTTTTCCAACTGTTTAattgtatatgtactatatttgcAAGATAAGACTATACAATTTTGGTGA